In Gemmatimonadota bacterium, one genomic interval encodes:
- a CDS encoding DUF2953 domain-containing protein: MISYFEPYLLIPVAVLLSILMLLAIPVTINFSVIRQEEVTGRITFGWLFGLLRISPSLSSGAGRKRKRRRKARAAAESTESGAPDVTGGPEGPDGPEGPGGPDGPGGPEAPSARTSADGKRALAERLRRVLKTRGFVRGVLRFLRDMARCVRFVSLHVAGRFGLDNPCDTGRLWGSFCALTGFLHGTERVRLQVEPDFDEAVFELDSRGEIRIIPVTLFFPFIRFVLAPATLRAVWSASRRTERTRPDRRARRSGRNERNE, translated from the coding sequence TTGATCTCGTACTTCGAACCCTATCTGCTCATACCGGTCGCCGTCCTGCTCTCCATACTGATGCTACTGGCGATTCCCGTGACGATCAACTTCTCGGTCATTCGCCAGGAGGAGGTCACTGGCAGGATCACGTTCGGGTGGCTGTTCGGCCTGCTCCGCATCTCTCCTTCCCTATCGAGCGGCGCCGGCCGAAAGCGAAAGCGCAGGCGGAAGGCCCGCGCGGCGGCTGAATCGACTGAATCAGGCGCACCGGACGTGACAGGCGGACCGGAAGGACCAGACGGACCGGAAGGACCAGGCGGACCGGACGGACCAGGCGGACCGGAGGCCCCCTCCGCGCGCACCTCGGCCGACGGTAAACGTGCTTTGGCGGAGCGCTTGCGCCGGGTACTGAAGACGAGGGGATTCGTCCGGGGCGTGCTGAGATTCCTGCGTGACATGGCCCGATGCGTTCGTTTCGTTTCCTTGCACGTCGCGGGCCGTTTCGGGTTGGACAATCCCTGTGACACCGGCCGGCTCTGGGGCTCGTTCTGCGCCCTTACCGGATTCCTCCACGGCACCGAGCGCGTGCGGCTGCAGGTCGAACCCGATTTCGACGAAGCGGTATTCGAGCTGGACAGTCGGGGCGAGATCCGTATCATCCCCGTCACCCTGTTCTTTCCCTTCATACGGTTTGTCCTCGCCCCCGCCACGCTGCGCGCGGTCTGGTCGGCGTCGCGGCGGACCGAGCGGACCCGGCCGGACAGGCGGGCCCGGCGGAGCGGGCGGAACGAGCGGAACGAGTAA
- the lepB gene encoding signal peptidase I, producing the protein MARNKSLLREYVEILLFTVLLFLFIRAEVVQAFRIPSESMEATLQVGDFLLVNKFIYGPGIPFTDIRMPAWRDPEPGDILVFPYPRNPAQMFIKRCIAVSGQKVEIRDKRVYVDDVMVENPPQVKFDDPSVRAAHRSTRDNWGPKIVPADALFVMGDNRDYSSDSRYWGFVDREDVVGNAFIIYWSWERHREDPELVWQFSRPLESVASLVYVLGYNIVHVPWRVRWNRIGRIVM; encoded by the coding sequence TTGGCAAGAAACAAGTCGCTGCTTAGAGAATACGTGGAAATCCTGCTGTTCACCGTACTGCTCTTCCTCTTCATACGGGCGGAGGTCGTTCAGGCGTTTCGCATACCGTCGGAGTCCATGGAGGCCACCCTCCAGGTGGGGGACTTCCTGCTGGTCAACAAGTTCATCTACGGTCCCGGCATTCCATTCACCGATATACGCATGCCCGCCTGGCGCGATCCCGAACCCGGCGATATCCTGGTGTTTCCCTATCCCCGCAACCCGGCGCAGATGTTTATCAAACGATGCATCGCCGTCTCCGGCCAGAAGGTGGAAATCCGGGACAAGCGCGTATACGTGGACGACGTGATGGTGGAGAATCCGCCGCAGGTCAAGTTCGATGATCCCTCGGTCAGGGCGGCGCACCGAAGCACGCGGGACAACTGGGGTCCCAAGATCGTCCCGGCGGACGCCCTTTTCGTCATGGGCGACAACCGGGACTACAGTTCCGACAGCAGGTACTGGGGATTCGTGGACCGGGAAGACGTGGTGGGCAACGCCTTCATCATCTACTGGTCCTGGGAACGCCACCGCGAGGACCCCGAACTGGTGTGGCAGTTCTCCAGGCCCCTGGAGAGCGTCGCCTCGCTGGTCTACGTACTGGGGTACAACATCGTGCATGTCCCGTGGCGGGTCCGCTGGAACCGCATCGGCAGAATCGTCATGTAG
- a CDS encoding sugar phosphate isomerase/epimerase, which translates to MKIALQEGLLPGGTLDEKLDFAESLDVEGLEISGRGPARRIEELESALRNRGIRLVSLCGQGTFDFLDPDVDKRDHSIAEAKENLQVCGHFGAVGLILPPIFGPPRLPDLTPLADAVTLEMQLLTEIVRDLAAFAAEQQTKVLLEPLNRYEEHLLRQQERGIEIIRRAGDPPSASLLCDFFHMHIEETNTPATLRRIGRRYVGYVHMADNTRQEPGSGDIDWRAGLSALRDIGFDGYLAYECGITGDSETERRETLSRSVRFIQDLIKEG; encoded by the coding sequence ATGAAAATCGCCCTGCAGGAAGGCCTGCTCCCAGGCGGCACGCTTGACGAGAAACTGGATTTCGCCGAGTCATTGGATGTCGAAGGCCTCGAGATATCGGGAAGAGGGCCGGCCCGGCGCATCGAGGAACTGGAATCCGCGCTGCGGAACCGCGGCATCCGGCTGGTCTCGCTCTGCGGCCAGGGCACCTTCGACTTCCTGGACCCGGACGTCGACAAGCGGGACCACAGCATTGCCGAGGCGAAGGAGAACCTGCAGGTGTGCGGGCATTTCGGCGCCGTCGGTCTCATCCTGCCGCCCATATTCGGGCCGCCGCGCCTCCCGGACCTCACGCCGCTGGCCGACGCCGTCACCCTGGAAATGCAGTTGTTGACGGAAATCGTACGGGACCTGGCCGCATTCGCCGCGGAGCAGCAGACGAAGGTGTTGCTGGAACCGTTGAACCGCTACGAGGAACACCTGCTCAGGCAGCAGGAGCGGGGCATCGAGATCATCCGGCGGGCCGGCGATCCGCCGTCGGCCAGCCTGCTGTGCGACTTCTTCCACATGCACATCGAGGAGACGAACACACCGGCCACGCTCCGGCGCATCGGACGCCGTTACGTGGGCTACGTGCACATGGCCGACAACACACGCCAGGAACCGGGCTCCGGAGATATCGACTGGCGCGCCGGGCTTTCGGCCCTCAGGGACATCGGTTTCGACGGATACCTGGCTTATGAATGCGGCATCACCGGGGACAGCGAAACGGAGAGAAGGGAGACGCTGTCGAGGTCCGTGCGGTTCATCCAGGACCTCATCAAGGAAGGATGA
- the msrA gene encoding peptide-methionine (S)-S-oxide reductase MsrA, translating into MRTGEIAQTGQAVRTGEIALATFAGGCFWCMEPPYDELDGVISTIAGYIGGTTRNPTYGQVTTGRTGHTEAMEVRYDPSKISYQELLDVFWVNIDPTVDDRQFCDRGNQYRAGIFYHDAEQKALAEASRQKIIDSGRFDRVVTEVTPASTFYRAEEYHQDYYIKNPLRYKFYRYNCGRDRRLEELWGD; encoded by the coding sequence ATGCGGACCGGCGAGATCGCGCAGACCGGGCAGGCCGTGCGGACCGGCGAGATCGCGCTGGCGACCTTCGCCGGGGGCTGTTTCTGGTGCATGGAGCCGCCCTATGACGAACTGGATGGCGTCATTTCGACCATCGCGGGTTATATCGGAGGAACAACGCGCAATCCGACTTACGGGCAGGTAACGACCGGCCGTACGGGACACACGGAAGCCATGGAGGTCCGTTACGACCCGTCGAAGATCTCTTACCAGGAACTGCTGGACGTCTTCTGGGTGAACATCGATCCCACGGTGGACGACCGGCAGTTCTGCGACAGGGGCAACCAGTACCGCGCCGGGATCTTCTATCACGACGCGGAACAGAAAGCGCTGGCCGAGGCATCCAGGCAGAAGATCATCGATTCCGGCCGGTTCGACCGCGTGGTGACCGAGGTCACCCCGGCGTCAACGTTTTACCGGGCCGAAGAATACCACCAGGATTACTATATCAAGAACCCGTTGCGATACAAGTTCTACCGGTACAACTGCGGCCGGGACCGCCGTCTCGAGGAACTGTGGGGCGACTGA
- the hemW gene encoding radical SAM family heme chaperone HemW, whose translation MAGLYVHIPFCSHACPYCDFSFELLKGGRVDELLGALDAEAGRRGRVSPWVDIVFDTVFLGGGTPTCLTDRQLDRVFRTIHDRFRVAPHAEITVEANPETVTIPKLKRLRSLGVDRISIGVQSFSSEILLTLGRRHTADRAEEAFASAREAGFRNVNLDLMFGVPGQSAADWADTLERAVALDPEHLSVYGLTIEPGTEYARRAEQGALDLPDEGRHTALYFQALDRLTDAGFQQYEISNLAKPGFACRHNVSCWRGGDYLGLGPSAHTRMDGRRLANARGLADYLQAMDERGDATDMDETLSVDERIHEYILLSLRSVDGLDTRLFRDRYGDDAMDARDPAIHALAGEGLIAKRGSRFCLTRRGLALADSVCEYLM comes from the coding sequence TTGGCTGGCCTCTACGTTCATATTCCCTTCTGCAGCCACGCCTGTCCATACTGCGATTTCTCCTTTGAATTGCTCAAGGGCGGCCGGGTGGATGAGTTGCTGGGCGCCCTGGACGCCGAGGCGGGGCGGCGCGGCCGCGTATCACCCTGGGTCGATATCGTCTTTGACACAGTCTTCCTGGGGGGAGGCACGCCCACCTGCCTCACGGACCGCCAGCTGGACCGCGTCTTCCGGACGATCCATGATCGATTTCGGGTCGCCCCCCATGCCGAAATCACGGTGGAAGCGAACCCGGAAACGGTCACCATCCCCAAGCTGAAGCGGCTTCGTAGTCTGGGTGTCGACCGGATCTCCATCGGCGTCCAGTCTTTCTCCTCCGAAATCCTGCTGACACTCGGTCGTCGCCATACGGCGGACCGGGCCGAAGAGGCGTTCGCATCCGCCAGGGAAGCCGGTTTCCGGAACGTCAATCTCGACCTCATGTTCGGCGTGCCCGGCCAGTCGGCGGCGGACTGGGCGGATACCCTGGAACGGGCAGTTGCCCTGGACCCCGAGCACCTGTCGGTCTACGGCCTGACGATCGAGCCGGGGACCGAATACGCCCGGCGGGCGGAACAAGGCGCGCTGGACCTGCCGGACGAAGGGCGGCACACGGCCCTGTACTTCCAGGCCCTGGACCGGCTCACCGACGCCGGTTTCCAGCAGTACGAGATCTCCAACCTGGCGAAACCGGGTTTTGCATGCCGGCACAACGTATCCTGCTGGAGGGGCGGCGATTACCTGGGGTTGGGGCCGTCGGCCCACACGCGCATGGACGGACGCAGACTCGCCAATGCCCGCGGCCTCGCCGATTACCTGCAGGCCATGGATGAACGGGGAGACGCCACCGACATGGATGAAACGCTTTCGGTGGACGAACGTATACACGAGTATATCCTGCTGAGCCTGAGATCCGTCGACGGCCTGGACACCCGGTTGTTTCGAGACCGCTACGGGGACGACGCGATGGACGCGCGGGACCCGGCCATCCATGCCCTGGCCGGCGAGGGGTTGATCGCCAAACGCGGATCGCGGTTTTGCCTGACCCGCAGAGGACTGGCCCTGGCCGACAGCGTCTGCGAATATCTCATGTAG
- a CDS encoding tetratricopeptide repeat protein → MSRAAVGPAGLSGLASLGLVIAALVFAGCGAKTMQYSGSLDTPEAEYAKALSLLESGTHDEAEAALQRTMRLDDGFAPAYVGMSRLLLERGDVREAIRYVHMARIRDVDYVPCWLMAARLYDAAGQYEAAVAEFREAITRDKDRLWAVESFFDLGRTLEKLEKLEEAHDAYIEVITLDPLHLEARSSVKRIRKTLGPEFLMRIRYENRDIILP, encoded by the coding sequence GTGAGCAGAGCGGCGGTCGGCCCGGCCGGCCTTAGCGGCCTGGCCAGCCTTGGATTGGTCATCGCGGCCCTGGTGTTTGCCGGGTGCGGCGCGAAGACCATGCAGTACTCCGGTTCGCTCGATACGCCCGAGGCCGAATACGCGAAGGCGCTGAGTCTGCTGGAATCGGGCACCCATGACGAGGCGGAAGCGGCATTGCAAAGGACGATGCGGCTCGATGACGGCTTCGCGCCGGCCTACGTGGGGATGAGCCGCCTTCTTCTTGAACGGGGAGACGTCAGGGAAGCGATCCGGTACGTGCACATGGCCCGGATCAGGGACGTGGACTACGTGCCCTGCTGGCTGATGGCCGCACGCCTATATGACGCCGCCGGCCAGTACGAAGCGGCAGTGGCCGAATTCCGGGAGGCGATTACCAGGGATAAAGACCGTTTGTGGGCGGTGGAGAGCTTTTTTGACCTGGGCCGGACCCTGGAGAAGCTGGAAAAGCTGGAGGAAGCCCACGACGCCTACATAGAGGTGATTACCCTGGACCCCCTCCATCTCGAGGCCCGTTCTTCGGTGAAGCGCATCAGGAAGACCCTGGGCCCCGAATTCCTGATGCGGATCCGCTACGAGAACCGGGACATCATCCTTCCTTGA
- a CDS encoding spore germination protein GerW family protein → MADLENLVKTTLSEMREMTRAQSVVGDPVEVGNTTVVPLVRIGYGFGGGGTSGKEGDRGGSGGGGGVQPVAVLVVSDGEVRLERMAGQSGFSSATNSMADLVKSVLDRWLKHRSEKKAEP, encoded by the coding sequence ATGGCTGATCTGGAAAATCTGGTCAAGACCACGCTAAGTGAAATGAGAGAGATGACCAGGGCGCAGTCCGTCGTCGGCGATCCCGTGGAGGTCGGGAACACGACGGTCGTCCCCCTGGTCAGGATCGGATATGGCTTCGGCGGAGGCGGAACATCGGGTAAGGAAGGAGATCGGGGCGGCAGCGGCGGAGGTGGAGGCGTACAACCGGTGGCCGTGCTGGTCGTCAGTGACGGGGAAGTCCGGCTGGAACGCATGGCGGGCCAGTCCGGGTTCTCCTCGGCCACGAACTCGATGGCGGATCTCGTGAAGTCGGTGCTGGACCGGTGGTTGAAACATCGATCGGAAAAGAAAGCTGAACCTTGA
- a CDS encoding phytanoyl-CoA dioxygenase family protein, which yields MLKVPDGAPSSFEENGFLLVESVFTAEEMAACKTVAKELVANASGPSGVHVWMCDTIPARFESVSCDPRMAAILRPLIGPRIEFLSAKPVFKSSSVHFASPWHQDQAYWGGATKWSAWIALEDATTENGCLKVIPGSHRRKRDHASVRDARGFTNRVSDDELEGETIIDVEMKQGDVLVFHDQLLHSSHPNRSGRERWSFIPTYRNADVPDTSTVWTTSKPMETRSRGPA from the coding sequence ATGCTCAAGGTGCCGGACGGGGCCCCTTCATCCTTCGAGGAGAACGGTTTTCTTCTCGTCGAATCCGTGTTCACGGCGGAGGAAATGGCGGCCTGCAAGACCGTGGCGAAGGAGCTGGTGGCAAACGCCTCGGGACCGTCGGGCGTTCACGTGTGGATGTGCGACACCATCCCGGCCCGCTTCGAATCGGTTTCCTGCGACCCCCGTATGGCGGCCATCCTGCGGCCGCTGATCGGCCCGCGTATCGAGTTCCTCAGCGCGAAGCCCGTGTTTAAATCATCGTCGGTCCACTTCGCTTCGCCCTGGCACCAGGACCAGGCGTACTGGGGCGGCGCGACCAAGTGGTCCGCCTGGATCGCGCTTGAAGACGCGACGACGGAAAACGGCTGCCTGAAGGTCATACCCGGTTCCCACCGCCGGAAGCGGGATCATGCGTCCGTGCGGGACGCCAGGGGATTCACCAACCGCGTCTCCGACGATGAGCTCGAGGGCGAAACGATCATCGACGTGGAAATGAAACAGGGGGACGTGCTGGTGTTCCACGACCAGTTGCTGCACAGTTCCCACCCGAACCGGTCCGGCCGGGAACGCTGGTCCTTCATCCCCACCTACCGGAACGCGGATGTGCCCGATACATCCACGGTCTGGACCACTTCGAAACCCATGGAAACGCGAAGCCGAGGACCCGCATAA
- a CDS encoding dihydroxy-acid dehydratase: MSSSLRSARWFGPRDKVGFIHRSWMKNQGLPDHVFDGRPVIGICNTWSELTPCNAHFRTIAERVRRGVYEAGGFPVEFPVMSLGEPLMRPTTMLFRNLVSMDVEETIRANPLDGVILLVGCDKTTPALLMGAASCDLPTLAISGGPMLNGRFRGRNIGSGTDVYKFSDEVRAGTMSEEEFLEAESCMNRSTGHCMTMGTASTMASVVEALGLGMPGNAAIPAADARRMKLAHEAGARVVEMVREDLRMSRIVTREALENAIRVVGAVGGSTNSVVHLLAIAGRLGVDLSLQDWDKLGCDIPCIVNLMPSGKYLMEDFYYAGGLPAVIRELGDLIHRDALTVNGRTIGENTANAPCHDQDVIRTLDAPLTKAGGLAVLRGNLCPDGAIIKPSAASPGLMRHRGRAVVFENIEDLHDRIDDPDLDVEADDVLVLKNCGPKGYPGMAEVGNMPLPSKLLQQGVTDMVRISDARMSGTAFGTVVLHTAPEAAAGGTLALVQDGDMIALDVGQRRLELEVPEDELARRRDRWAPPEPAMDRGYCRLYVDHVLQADRGVDFDFLVGGSGAPVARDSH; the protein is encoded by the coding sequence ATGTCATCGTCTCTTCGCAGCGCCCGCTGGTTCGGACCCAGAGACAAAGTGGGATTCATTCACCGAAGCTGGATGAAGAACCAGGGACTTCCGGATCACGTCTTCGACGGCCGGCCCGTTATCGGCATCTGCAACACCTGGTCGGAACTGACGCCGTGCAACGCCCATTTCCGGACTATCGCGGAGCGGGTGCGCCGGGGCGTCTACGAAGCGGGCGGATTCCCGGTCGAGTTTCCCGTCATGTCCCTGGGCGAACCCCTCATGCGGCCCACCACCATGCTCTTCCGCAACCTCGTGAGCATGGACGTGGAAGAGACCATCCGGGCCAATCCTCTCGACGGGGTCATCCTGCTCGTCGGTTGCGACAAGACCACCCCGGCCCTGCTCATGGGCGCGGCGAGTTGCGACCTGCCCACCCTGGCCATCTCGGGTGGCCCCATGCTCAACGGCCGGTTCAGGGGACGGAATATCGGGTCCGGAACAGACGTCTACAAATTCAGCGACGAGGTGCGCGCCGGGACGATGAGCGAGGAGGAGTTCCTCGAGGCGGAATCCTGCATGAACCGGTCCACTGGACACTGCATGACCATGGGCACGGCCTCCACCATGGCCAGCGTCGTGGAAGCGCTGGGCCTGGGCATGCCTGGCAACGCCGCCATCCCTGCGGCCGACGCCCGGCGGATGAAGCTGGCCCACGAAGCGGGCGCGCGCGTGGTGGAGATGGTTCGGGAGGACCTGCGCATGTCCCGTATCGTCACGCGCGAGGCCCTGGAAAACGCCATCCGGGTCGTCGGGGCCGTCGGGGGTTCCACCAACTCGGTCGTGCACCTGCTGGCCATCGCGGGCCGCCTCGGTGTCGATCTCTCCCTCCAGGACTGGGACAAACTAGGCTGCGACATCCCGTGCATCGTGAACCTGATGCCGTCGGGAAAATACTTGATGGAGGATTTCTATTACGCAGGTGGCCTGCCGGCCGTGATCCGCGAACTGGGCGACCTGATCCATCGCGACGCCCTTACCGTGAACGGCAGGACCATCGGGGAGAACACGGCCAATGCGCCCTGTCACGACCAGGACGTAATCCGGACGCTGGACGCGCCGCTGACTAAGGCCGGGGGACTCGCCGTGCTCCGGGGCAACCTGTGTCCCGACGGCGCCATCATCAAGCCCTCGGCGGCGTCGCCCGGACTGATGAGGCACCGCGGCCGCGCCGTGGTGTTCGAGAATATCGAAGACCTTCACGACCGTATCGACGATCCGGACCTGGACGTGGAAGCGGATGACGTCCTGGTGCTGAAGAACTGCGGGCCGAAGGGATATCCGGGCATGGCCGAGGTGGGGAACATGCCCCTGCCGTCGAAGCTGCTGCAGCAGGGCGTTACGGACATGGTACGCATATCCGACGCGCGCATGAGCGGCACGGCCTTCGGCACCGTCGTGCTCCACACGGCGCCGGAAGCCGCCGCGGGTGGCACGCTGGCCCTCGTTCAGGACGGCGACATGATCGCGCTGGACGTTGGGCAGCGCCGTCTCGAACTCGAAGTGCCCGAGGATGAACTGGCACGGAGGCGGGACCGCTGGGCGCCTCCGGAACCCGCGATGGACCGGGGATACTGCCGGTTGTACGTGGACCACGTGCTCCAGGCCGACCGGGGCGTGGACTTCGATTTCCTGGTCGGCGGAAGCGGCGCGCCGGTGGCCAGGGACTCACACTAG
- the ddlA gene encoding D-alanine--D-alanine ligase, with the protein MKKIRVGILCGGRSAEHQVSLQSARNIVDAIDRDRYEVVLIGIDRSGQWHLGDSAGFLLNAHDPKQIALNRLSETVTLAPGAPSDPVTTTMTHRPAGDIDVIFPVLHGPFGEDGTVQGLLKLANLPFVGSGVLGSAVSMDKDVMKRLLRDAGIAIPEFMTFVSSERNRISFDEVRDRLGIPCFIKPANLGSSVGITKARDACEFEAGVREAFRYDRKVLVEEYVSGREIECAVLGNVRPCASGLGEVRPTHEFYSYEAKYIDEHGAELEIPARLPQELTEEIRATAVEAHRVLACEGMSRVDFFLKEDGEVLVNELNTIPGFTRISMFPKLWEVAGVSYADLIDRLIQLALERFDEEKSLET; encoded by the coding sequence ATGAAGAAAATCAGGGTGGGCATCCTGTGTGGAGGCCGGTCGGCGGAACACCAGGTCTCGCTGCAGTCGGCGCGGAACATCGTCGACGCCATCGACCGGGACCGGTACGAGGTCGTGCTGATCGGCATCGACCGTTCCGGACAGTGGCACCTGGGCGATTCGGCGGGATTCCTGCTCAATGCCCACGATCCGAAGCAGATCGCCCTGAACCGCCTGAGCGAGACGGTGACCCTCGCTCCCGGGGCGCCCAGCGACCCGGTGACGACCACGATGACGCACCGCCCGGCCGGAGACATCGACGTCATTTTCCCCGTGCTTCACGGCCCCTTCGGCGAGGACGGCACTGTACAGGGCCTGCTCAAGCTGGCCAACCTGCCCTTTGTCGGTTCAGGCGTCCTGGGATCGGCGGTGTCTATGGACAAGGACGTGATGAAGCGCCTGTTGCGGGATGCGGGCATCGCCATACCCGAGTTCATGACCTTCGTGTCCTCCGAGCGAAACCGGATCTCCTTCGATGAGGTGCGGGACCGCCTGGGCATACCCTGTTTTATCAAACCCGCTAACCTGGGTTCCTCCGTCGGCATCACCAAGGCCCGCGATGCCTGTGAATTCGAAGCGGGCGTGCGGGAAGCGTTCCGGTACGACCGGAAGGTCCTGGTGGAGGAATACGTAAGCGGCCGCGAGATCGAATGCGCCGTGCTGGGGAATGTCCGGCCCTGTGCCTCCGGCCTGGGCGAGGTACGGCCCACTCATGAGTTCTATTCTTACGAGGCGAAGTACATCGACGAGCACGGCGCCGAACTGGAGATTCCGGCCAGGTTGCCGCAGGAACTGACGGAGGAGATCCGCGCGACCGCCGTGGAGGCTCACAGGGTGCTGGCCTGCGAGGGCATGTCCCGGGTGGACTTTTTCCTGAAGGAGGACGGCGAAGTCCTGGTCAACGAGCTCAATACCATACCTGGGTTCACCCGGATCAGCATGTTTCCCAAGCTGTGGGAAGTCGCCGGCGTTTCCTACGCCGACCTGATCGACCGCCTGATCCAGCTCGCGCTGGAGCGGTTCGATGAAGAGAAGTCTCTCGAGACCTGA
- the lepA gene encoding translation elongation factor 4, with protein MSTEHIRNFSIIAHIDHGKSTLADRLLEMTGTVSPLKMRAQMLDNLDLERERGITIKAHAIRMAYDAPDGRSFALNLIDTPGHVDFSYEVSRSLAACEGALLIVDAVQGIEAQTISNLYLALENDLTIIPVINKIDLPNARVDVVTGQIVDLLGVDPDDVVLTSARDGIGVEAVLEAILDRIPPPEPDDGPLRALIFDSIFDQYRGAVPYVRVVSGEIKPGMQIRMCSNDKLFEVAETGVLRFDKAPVDALTAGEVGYLIGNIRNVADARVGDTVTDATRPCDEPLPGYREAKSMVFSGLYPTTSEDYEPLKEALEKYQLNDAALVYEPETSVALGFGFRCGFLGLLHMEVVQERLEREYGLTILATMPSVEYRITTTAGEVLMVDNPADMPEASYIDAVEEPFIQAQIVVPHDYIGNIMKLTRDRRGVYKAMEYLDPTRVALQYELPLSEIVFDFYDRLKSISRGYASFDYDFLEYRTSPLVRLNLMLNGDLVDALSIIIHKDKAYEWGRELCQRLRKIIPRQMFEVAVQAAIGGRVIARESIRPLRKNVTAKCYGGDITRKRKLLERQKEGKRRMKQVGNVEVPQEAFLAVLDIRGEGAAVGS; from the coding sequence ATGTCGACGGAACACATTCGCAACTTCTCCATCATCGCGCATATCGATCACGGCAAATCGACGCTGGCGGATCGCCTGCTGGAGATGACGGGCACCGTGTCTCCCCTGAAGATGCGCGCCCAGATGCTCGATAATCTTGACCTGGAGCGGGAACGGGGTATCACGATCAAGGCGCATGCGATCCGCATGGCCTACGATGCGCCGGACGGACGGTCCTTCGCGTTGAATCTGATCGATACCCCTGGACACGTCGATTTTTCCTACGAGGTTTCACGGAGCCTCGCGGCCTGTGAGGGCGCGCTCCTCATCGTGGACGCCGTACAGGGCATCGAGGCGCAGACGATCAGCAACCTGTACCTGGCCCTGGAGAACGACCTCACCATCATCCCGGTCATCAACAAGATCGATCTGCCCAACGCGCGGGTCGACGTCGTAACGGGCCAGATCGTGGATCTGCTGGGCGTCGACCCCGATGATGTGGTACTGACCAGCGCGAGGGACGGTATCGGGGTCGAAGCGGTGCTGGAGGCCATCCTGGACCGTATCCCACCCCCGGAACCCGACGACGGCCCCCTGCGGGCTCTTATCTTCGATTCGATCTTCGATCAGTATCGGGGCGCGGTGCCCTACGTACGCGTCGTGAGCGGCGAAATAAAGCCGGGCATGCAGATCAGGATGTGTTCCAACGACAAGCTGTTCGAGGTCGCCGAGACCGGCGTGCTCCGATTCGACAAGGCGCCCGTGGACGCGCTCACGGCCGGGGAGGTCGGCTATCTGATCGGGAATATCCGCAACGTGGCGGACGCCCGCGTGGGCGACACGGTCACCGATGCCACCCGGCCCTGCGACGAACCGCTGCCCGGGTACCGGGAGGCCAAGTCCATGGTGTTCAGCGGGCTTTATCCCACGACATCGGAAGATTACGAACCGCTGAAGGAGGCCCTCGAGAAGTACCAGTTGAACGACGCCGCCCTGGTGTATGAGCCCGAGACGTCGGTGGCCCTCGGATTCGGCTTTCGCTGCGGATTCCTCGGACTGCTCCACATGGAAGTGGTGCAGGAGCGTCTCGAACGGGAGTACGGACTCACGATCCTGGCCACCATGCCCAGCGTGGAGTACCGGATCACGACCACCGCCGGCGAAGTGCTCATGGTGGATAATCCGGCCGACATGCCCGAAGCCTCGTATATCGACGCCGTGGAGGAGCCGTTCATCCAGGCCCAGATCGTCGTCCCCCACGACTACATCGGCAACATCATGAAACTGACCCGGGACCGCCGGGGGGTCTACAAGGCCATGGAATACCTCGACCCGACCCGGGTTGCCCTGCAGTACGAACTGCCGCTGTCGGAGATCGTCTTCGACTTCTACGACCGTTTGAAATCGATCAGCCGCGGATACGCCTCCTTCGACTACGACTTCCTGGAATACCGCACCTCGCCCCTGGTCCGGCTGAACCTGATGCTCAACGGCGACCTGGTGGATGCCCTGTCGATCATCATCCACAAGGACAAGGCCTACGAGTGGGGCCGTGAGCTGTGTCAGCGGCTGCGGAAGATCATACCGCGGCAGATGTTCGAGGTCGCCGTCCAGGCCGCCATCGGCGGCAGGGTCATCGCGCGGGAGTCGATCCGTCCCCTGCGCAAGAACGTCACGGCCAAGTGCTACGGCGGCGACATCACGCGGAAGCGCAAGCTCCTGGAACGGCAGAAGGAGGGCAAGCGGCGCATGAAGCAGGTGGGCAACGTCGAAGTGCCGCAGGAAGCCTTCCTGGCGGTACTGGATATACGGGGCGAAGGCGCGGCCGTGGGAAGCTGA